From the genome of Scytonema hofmannii PCC 7110, one region includes:
- a CDS encoding ATP-binding cassette domain-containing protein, translating to MNVIYLLLNSSRIIVAIAIFAGLVSGACSARIIALINSAINSNKTFSSVLIWSFIGLVLIAVTSRFISELCLIRLSQKVIFDTRLLLCRRIVSSPLRYIEELGSSRLLATLTDDVQAVSDAVAFIPSLCIAIAVVLGCLVYLIYLSWIVFLGFVVFLVTAILSYEIVTRKAKQSLELARAEQDKLFSHFHAITEGIKELKLNQRRREAFFAEELECTIGRSRRYNIDGMTSFTIGLTWSQLLLFTVIGLVDFGLPRVMQIDQSILSGYALTIIFLVVALDAITTILPRLSKASIALQKIESMNLALASRSEEMSEKSDCVQASTNRIRGYTSKTRLRGLNSLVRAGGLRLYSSELYSPKTSQTTSPVKFEQLKIENLSHAYCGEQEDNYFTLGSIDLTFFPKELVFLVGGNGSGKSTFAKLITGLYISETGKIFVDGKLVDDQNRDWYRQHFSAVFSDFYLFDKLLGLDCAKLDNQIQDYLVKLHLDSKVKVKEGKFSTTALSQGQRKRLALLTAYLEDRPFYVFDEWASDQDPVFKEIFYTQLLPELKSKGKTVLAISHDDRYFHLADRILKLDYGKLI from the coding sequence AGAATTATTGCTTTAATTAACAGTGCTATTAACAGCAACAAAACTTTTTCATCCGTTCTCATCTGGAGTTTTATCGGGCTTGTTTTGATAGCAGTCACAAGCCGATTTATCTCCGAATTATGTTTAATTCGTCTTTCCCAGAAAGTCATATTCGATACTCGACTGCTGTTGTGTCGTCGGATTGTGTCATCACCTTTACGCTATATAGAAGAGTTAGGAAGTTCGCGTTTGCTGGCTACCTTAACAGATGATGTACAAGCGGTTTCGGATGCTGTGGCTTTTATTCCCAGCCTCTGTATTGCGATCGCTGTGGTCTTGGGTTGTTTAGTTTATCTGATATATCTTTCTTGGATAGTCTTTTTAGGGTTTGTTGTTTTTTTAGTTACAGCAATCTTGAGCTATGAGATAGTCACTCGAAAAGCCAAACAATCTTTAGAACTTGCGCGTGCGGAACAAGATAAACTTTTTAGTCACTTTCACGCTATTACTGAGGGGATTAAAGAACTCAAGCTGAACCAAAGAAGACGTGAAGCTTTCTTTGCTGAAGAACTAGAATGCACTATTGGTCGTTCCCGTCGTTATAACATTGATGGAATGACTTCCTTTACTATTGGTTTAACTTGGAGTCAACTTTTGTTATTTACTGTTATTGGATTGGTTGATTTTGGATTACCAAGAGTGATGCAAATTGACCAAAGTATTTTGTCTGGCTATGCTTTGACTATCATTTTTTTGGTAGTTGCTTTAGATGCTATCACAACCATACTCCCTCGTTTAAGCAAAGCTAGTATTGCTTTACAAAAGATTGAATCCATGAACCTAGCATTGGCTAGCCGTTCTGAGGAAATGTCGGAGAAATCTGATTGCGTACAAGCCTCGACGAATAGAATTCGTGGCTATACAAGCAAAACCCGCCTGCGCGGGTTAAATTCATTAGTCCGCGCAGGCGGACTTCGATTGTATAGTAGCGAATTATATTCGCCCAAAACTTCTCAGACAACATCTCCTGTTAAATTTGAGCAGTTAAAAATTGAAAACCTTTCCCATGCTTACTGTGGAGAACAAGAGGATAACTATTTTACTCTTGGTTCAATTGATTTAACTTTTTTCCCTAAAGAATTGGTATTTTTGGTGGGAGGAAATGGTAGCGGTAAATCCACTTTTGCTAAACTGATTACTGGGCTGTACATTTCAGAGACAGGGAAAATCTTTGTTGATGGTAAGCTTGTTGACGACCAAAATAGAGACTGGTATCGCCAACACTTTTCTGCGGTTTTTTCCGACTTTTATCTTTTTGATAAATTGCTAGGTTTAGATTGCGCCAAACTGGATAACCAGATACAGGATTACCTTGTTAAACTCCACCTTGACAGCAAGGTAAAAGTCAAGGAAGGAAAGTTTTCGACAACTGCTTTGTCCCAAGGACAGCGCAAACGCCTTGCTTTGCTGACTGCTTACTTAGAAGACCGTCCTTTTTATGTATTTGACGAATGGGCGTCAGATCAAGACCCTGTATTTAAAGAAATCTTTTACACTCAGTTGCTACCAGAACTGAAAAGTAAAGGTAAAACAGTGCTGGCGATTAGCCACGATGACCGTTATTTTCATCTGGCTGATAGGATTCTTAAGCTAGATTATGGAAAACTGATATGA
- a CDS encoding MBL fold metallo-hydrolase, whose protein sequence is MSVKVKFFQAGYCTHPEAIVIRDGRWKTANFPSIFALISHPKFGAILFDTGYSDRFFQETHSFPFSLYALTTPVYLQPEDSAVRQLTKYGVSPETVRYIIISHFHADHIGGLRDFPNAQFICFKSAYKAVKSLRNIAALKAGFLPGLLPPDFEQRVVFVEEKKTISLPPEYDSFKTGFDLFGDSTLIGVELPGHATGQLGLFFTDADHQDYFLIADACWLSRAYQEFLQPHPITNLIFSNKRQYVDTLQRIHQLHKLNPTLKIIPTHCADTWQILSPPKIT, encoded by the coding sequence ATGTCTGTTAAAGTGAAGTTTTTTCAAGCAGGGTATTGTACCCATCCTGAAGCGATCGTTATCCGAGACGGACGTTGGAAAACTGCTAATTTTCCATCAATTTTTGCCCTCATATCACACCCAAAATTTGGCGCTATTTTGTTTGATACTGGCTATTCAGACCGATTCTTCCAAGAAACTCACTCTTTTCCCTTTAGTCTTTACGCCCTAACGACGCCAGTATATTTACAGCCAGAAGATAGCGCAGTCCGTCAATTAACAAAATATGGTGTTTCTCCAGAAACTGTTCGGTATATCATTATTTCTCACTTTCACGCAGATCATATCGGCGGCTTGCGAGACTTTCCAAATGCTCAATTTATCTGTTTTAAATCGGCATATAAAGCTGTCAAATCTCTCCGCAATATAGCAGCACTCAAAGCAGGTTTTTTACCTGGGTTGCTACCGCCAGATTTTGAGCAACGGGTCGTATTTGTCGAGGAGAAAAAAACAATATCATTACCACCAGAGTATGATAGTTTCAAGACTGGATTTGATTTATTCGGAGACAGTACCCTCATAGGCGTTGAATTACCCGGACATGCAACTGGTCAACTTGGATTATTTTTTACAGATGCTGACCATCAAGATTATTTTCTCATTGCCGATGCTTGTTGGTTAAGCCGTGCTTATCAAGAATTCCTTCAACCCCATCCCATAACCAATCTTATCTTTTCCAATAAGCGCCAGTATGTAGATACATTGCAAAGAATTCATCAACTACATAAGTTAAACCCAACTCTCAAGATTATTCCCACCCATTGTGCAGATACTTGGCAGATCCTTTCCCCTCCCAAAATTACTTAA
- a CDS encoding Uma2 family endonuclease, with protein MAAATSVTIPIKNIQLNPGSTIAIHDITWEQFEAILEERETTGIKTRIAYSQGILEIMSPLPAHERPHRIIGDIVKILLDVQEQDWEDFGSTTFRKQANAVGLEPDTCFYIQNARKVRDRMKIDLTIDPPPDLAIEADVTSSTTLDAYEALAVPEVWIYTQEKFTINVLTNGKYVESNTSPTFPDLPILELIPKLVKQAFQEGSSKVLRELRKQINS; from the coding sequence ATGGCAGCTGCAACATCCGTCACAATTCCTATCAAAAATATTCAGTTAAACCCAGGTAGTACGATCGCCATCCATGATATAACCTGGGAGCAATTTGAAGCCATTTTGGAGGAAAGAGAAACAACGGGAATAAAAACTAGAATTGCTTACAGCCAAGGAATTTTAGAAATAATGTCACCCCTACCTGCTCATGAAAGACCCCATAGAATTATTGGAGATATCGTGAAAATTTTGCTTGATGTCCAAGAGCAAGATTGGGAAGATTTTGGCTCAACGACATTTAGAAAACAAGCAAATGCTGTAGGACTTGAACCCGATACCTGTTTTTACATTCAAAATGCTCGTAAAGTTCGCGATCGTATGAAAATCGATCTGACAATCGATCCACCGCCTGACTTGGCAATTGAAGCGGATGTAACTTCTAGTACTACCCTTGATGCCTACGAAGCTTTAGCAGTTCCTGAAGTCTGGATCTATACTCAGGAAAAATTTACGATTAATGTCCTCACAAATGGCAAATACGTAGAATCTAATACCAGCCCTACCTTTCCCGACTTACCAATTCTTGAGTTAATTCCTAAGTTGGTAAAGCAGGCGTTTCAAGAAGGTAGCAGTAAAGTTCTAAGAGAGCTTAGAAAGCAGATAAATTCCTAG
- a CDS encoding 5-formyltetrahydrofolate cyclo-ligase: MEKTELRRSLLKKRQSMSVAEWKQKSDRICQNLLQSSIFAQSKTILAYFSFRQEPDLSFLFTDTSHYWGFPRCVDNELSWHYWKPNEPVKTGTYGIMEPSPNAPTINPMEVDLILVPCVACDYQGYRLGYGGGYYDRLLSSAEWEKKPTIGIVFEFAYLPQLPVDPWDKPLQGVCTEIDLDTPEFN; the protein is encoded by the coding sequence ATGGAAAAAACGGAATTAAGGCGATCGCTCCTCAAAAAACGTCAGTCCATGTCTGTAGCAGAGTGGAAACAAAAGAGCGATCGCATTTGCCAAAACCTCCTACAGTCATCTATTTTTGCTCAGTCAAAAACAATACTTGCTTATTTCAGCTTTCGCCAAGAACCAGATCTCAGCTTTCTATTTACAGACACTTCTCACTATTGGGGATTTCCTCGGTGCGTTGATAATGAACTAAGCTGGCATTATTGGAAACCCAACGAGCCTGTAAAAACTGGTACTTACGGAATTATGGAACCATCACCTAACGCTCCTACCATAAACCCTATGGAAGTGGATTTAATTCTTGTACCCTGTGTTGCTTGTGACTATCAAGGTTATCGCTTGGGTTATGGCGGTGGATATTATGACCGATTGTTGAGTTCTGCTGAGTGGGAAAAAAAGCCAACCATAGGAATTGTATTTGAATTTGCTTATCTGCCCCAATTACCTGTAGACCCTTGGGATAAGCCTTTACAAGGAGTTTGTACAGAAATAGATTTAGACACTCCGGAATTTAACTGA
- a CDS encoding F390 synthetase-related protein, which translates to MNSLFRILRYYLQTKYRQPFRNRESLLTWQDTKVQKFLQEILPKSPFYRNSYQGLNLHNWQEFPIIDKAIMMANFDQLNTVGIKKAEALTLALEAEKTRNFNSTLRGFTVGLSSGTSGNRGLFIVSQKEQQAWAGTILAKALPQSILTPQRIAFFLRSNSNLYETVNRQRIQFEYFDLFNSVESHTERLNQYAPSILVAPPSMLRLLADARVQGNLKITPIRVVSVAEVLDPLDESYISHCFQQIVHQLYQCTEGFLGRTCEYGTLHLNEDILAIQKEYIDRNAGKFMPIITDFNRKTQPIIRYRLDDILTECQKPCPCGSVLTAIHNVEGRRDDIFYLPHKNEEKLVPLFPDFIRRAIIVSSENIQEYAVVQKSPSLIEISLKVPSAFRQESQAIVYKNLLELFEQKHCQIPEICYKEYETSTVHHKKLRRVQREFSVDTKL; encoded by the coding sequence ATGAATAGTCTTTTCAGAATCCTTAGGTATTACCTACAAACAAAATACAGACAACCCTTCCGCAACCGTGAATCACTACTAACATGGCAAGACACAAAAGTCCAGAAATTCCTCCAAGAAATCCTACCAAAATCCCCCTTTTACCGTAATTCCTACCAAGGGTTAAACCTTCATAACTGGCAAGAATTTCCCATCATTGATAAAGCGATCATGATGGCTAATTTTGACCAACTGAATACAGTAGGTATCAAAAAAGCAGAAGCGCTAACACTGGCGTTAGAAGCAGAGAAAACACGAAACTTTAACTCAACACTTCGAGGCTTCACTGTTGGTCTTTCTTCCGGAACAAGTGGTAATCGCGGCTTGTTTATAGTCAGTCAAAAAGAACAGCAAGCTTGGGCTGGTACGATTTTAGCAAAAGCACTACCCCAATCAATTTTGACTCCCCAACGTATTGCTTTTTTTCTTCGATCAAATAGCAATCTTTATGAAACGGTTAACCGACAACGCATCCAGTTTGAATATTTTGATTTATTCAATTCCGTTGAAAGTCATACTGAACGGTTAAATCAATATGCACCAAGTATTCTCGTAGCACCACCATCTATGCTACGTCTATTAGCAGATGCTCGAGTCCAAGGAAATTTAAAGATAACACCCATTAGAGTTGTCTCAGTTGCAGAAGTTTTAGATCCTTTAGATGAATCTTATATTAGTCATTGTTTTCAGCAAATAGTTCATCAACTCTACCAATGTACTGAAGGATTTTTAGGGAGAACTTGTGAATATGGTACTTTACACCTCAATGAAGATATTTTAGCGATTCAAAAAGAGTATATCGATCGCAATGCGGGTAAATTCATGCCAATTATCACTGACTTTAACCGCAAAACCCAACCGATTATTCGTTATCGACTCGATGATATTTTAACTGAATGTCAAAAACCTTGTCCGTGTGGTTCAGTTCTAACAGCCATCCATAATGTTGAAGGGCGTCGGGATGATATTTTTTATTTACCTCACAAAAATGAAGAAAAATTAGTACCATTATTTCCAGATTTTATTCGCAGGGCAATTATTGTTTCTTCAGAGAACATTCAAGAATACGCAGTCGTTCAGAAAAGCCCTAGCCTTATAGAAATTTCTTTAAAAGTGCCTTCAGCATTCCGCCAAGAGAGTCAAGCAATAGTTTATAAAAATTTACTAGAGTTATTTGAACAAAAACATTGCCAAATTCCAGAAATTTGTTATAAAGAATACGAAACAAGCACCGTACATCATAAAAAACTCCGACGCGTTCAACGAGAATTTTCTGTAGATACCAAATTATGA
- a CDS encoding NAD-dependent epimerase/dehydratase family protein — protein sequence MNVLVTGGTGFLGKHLALRLQSLGHNVSILGRNQKIGKQLEAEGFKFLPVDLRDKEATIAACQGQDYVFHCAALSSPWGKYRDFYDSNVLATRHIIQGCQESRVKRLIHVSTPSIYFNFCDRFNISETDPLPKIPANAYAETKLLAEQEIDRAHQQGLPVITIRPRSIVGPGDTAIFPRLLQASSRTGIPLINQGKACIDVTYVDNVVDALLLCQNAPDTLLGKKFNITNGQPMELRNLLEMLSHQLGYPLKFKPIPYKTANLAATAMEFLSKTILLGKEPILTRYKVGVLAFSQTLDITAARTELGYQPRVSLEEGLNIFAQWWK from the coding sequence ATGAATGTTCTTGTGACTGGTGGTACTGGCTTTTTAGGAAAGCATCTGGCGCTGAGGCTGCAATCCCTCGGTCATAACGTCAGTATATTAGGGCGCAATCAAAAAATTGGGAAACAGTTGGAAGCAGAGGGATTCAAATTTTTGCCAGTTGATTTGCGAGACAAAGAAGCAACAATTGCAGCGTGTCAGGGACAGGATTACGTGTTTCATTGTGCAGCCCTATCATCACCTTGGGGAAAATACCGGGATTTTTATGATTCTAATGTTTTAGCAACTCGCCATATTATCCAAGGTTGTCAGGAATCGAGAGTCAAAAGACTGATTCACGTTTCAACTCCCAGTATTTATTTTAATTTTTGCGATCGCTTTAACATTTCTGAAACCGACCCATTGCCCAAGATACCAGCTAACGCCTACGCTGAAACAAAACTTTTAGCAGAACAAGAAATTGACCGCGCACACCAGCAAGGTTTACCCGTCATAACCATCCGACCTCGCAGCATTGTTGGTCCTGGCGACACAGCTATTTTTCCAAGATTGCTTCAAGCCAGTTCGCGTACTGGTATTCCTTTAATTAATCAAGGTAAAGCTTGCATTGATGTGACCTATGTTGACAATGTCGTTGATGCTTTGTTGCTTTGTCAAAATGCCCCAGATACTTTATTAGGTAAAAAATTTAACATTACCAACGGACAACCAATGGAGTTGAGAAATTTGCTAGAAATGCTGTCTCATCAACTTGGTTATCCCCTGAAATTCAAACCCATCCCCTATAAAACTGCCAACCTAGCAGCCACAGCAATGGAATTCTTATCAAAAACTATTTTATTGGGAAAAGAACCGATACTCACACGCTATAAAGTTGGAGTATTAGCTTTTAGCCAAACATTAGATATTACAGCAGCAAGAACAGAATTAGGCTATCAACCAAGAGTCAGTCTTGAAGAAGGATTAAATATTTTTGCCCAATGGTGGAAGTAG
- a CDS encoding Rpn family recombination-promoting nuclease/putative transposase encodes MTEPQANYDSPWKEALELYFEAFIEFFFPQAHREIDWQRGYEFLDKEFQQIVKEAEVGKLFVDKLVKVWRRDGEQAWVLIHVEIQSQVDSNLAKRIYQYHYRIFDRYNQQVVSLAVLGDTQASWRPQQYSYELWGCQMSLKFPSVKLLDYETQLTTLEQNPNPFAVLVMAHLRTQATTQDSQGRLQWKLSLIRQLYELGYTRNKILQLFRLIDWMMALPEELERVFDNEMNRYEEEKKMPYITSVERVGMLKVQREAVIDVLTTRFEEVPPELMDQIDNLYDMPFLKQLLKQAITISSLEEFQQLLTQN; translated from the coding sequence GTGACAGAGCCACAAGCAAACTATGACTCGCCTTGGAAAGAGGCGCTAGAACTCTACTTTGAAGCATTTATTGAATTTTTCTTCCCCCAAGCTCATCGAGAAATTGATTGGCAACGGGGTTATGAGTTTTTAGACAAAGAATTTCAGCAGATCGTCAAAGAAGCAGAAGTTGGTAAACTTTTTGTAGACAAGCTAGTCAAAGTCTGGCGACGAGATGGAGAACAAGCGTGGGTATTGATCCACGTAGAAATACAGAGTCAGGTGGATTCAAATCTTGCCAAGCGTATATATCAGTATCACTACCGAATTTTTGACCGCTATAACCAACAAGTGGTAAGTCTAGCAGTATTGGGAGACACGCAAGCTTCTTGGCGACCACAACAGTACAGCTATGAACTTTGGGGTTGTCAGATGAGTCTGAAGTTTCCCAGCGTGAAGCTATTAGACTACGAAACACAATTGACAACATTAGAACAGAATCCAAACCCCTTTGCTGTGTTAGTCATGGCACACTTGCGAACTCAAGCCACGACTCAAGATTCACAAGGGCGATTGCAATGGAAGTTGAGTTTGATAAGGCAGTTGTATGAGTTAGGGTACACTAGAAACAAAATCCTTCAGTTGTTCCGATTAATTGATTGGATGATGGCTTTGCCGGAGGAACTGGAGCGAGTCTTTGATAATGAAATGAATCGTTACGAGGAAGAAAAGAAAATGCCATACATCACCAGTGTCGAGCGGGTTGGAATGTTAAAAGTGCAACGAGAAGCCGTGATTGATGTTTTAACCACAAGGTTTGAAGAAGTGCCACCAGAGTTAATGGACCAAATTGACAACTTGTACGATATGCCTTTTCTCAAGCAACTGCTTAAGCAAGCAATTACTATTAGTTCGCTAGAGGAATTTCAGCAGCTACTGACACAAAATTGA
- a CDS encoding 5-formyltetrahydrofolate cyclo-ligase, with protein sequence MKSSIFAQSKTILAYFSFRQEPDLSFLFTDTSRCWGFPRCVDNELSWHYWKPNEPVKTGTYGIMEPSPNASTINPMEVDLILVPCVACDYQGYRLGYGGGYYDRLLSSAEWEKKPTIGIVFEFAYLPQLPVDPWDKPLQGVCTEFSHKPTC encoded by the coding sequence GTGAAGTCATCTATTTTTGCTCAGTCAAAAACAATACTTGCTTATTTCAGCTTTCGTCAAGAACCAGATCTCAGCTTTCTATTTACAGACACTTCTCGCTGTTGGGGATTTCCTCGGTGCGTTGATAATGAACTAAGCTGGCATTATTGGAAACCCAACGAGCCTGTAAAAACTGGTACTTACGGAATTATGGAACCATCACCCAACGCTTCCACCATAAACCCTATGGAAGTGGATTTAATTCTTGTACCCTGTGTTGCTTGTGACTATCAAGGTTATCGCTTGGGTTATGGCGGTGGATATTATGACCGATTGTTGAGTTCTGCTGAGTGGGAAAAAAAGCCAACCATAGGAATTGTATTTGAATTTGCTTATCTGCCCCAATTACCTGTAGACCCTTGGGATAAGCCTTTGCAAGGAGTTTGTACAGAATTCAGCCACAAGCCTACCTGCTAA